DNA from Fibrobacter sp. UWB15:
ACCTGGTGCCTGAATTCAATGCGGCTGTCGCTGTAGGGAATGCTGAACGTGCCTACAACATCATCAGCAAGACGGCGTTCTTCCCCGAATTTACGGGCCGCGTTTGTCCCGCGCTTTGCGAATCCGCTTGTACGGGCAATGTGCATAACGATCCGGTGATGGTTCGCCAGATTGAAAAGTACATCATCGAAACCGCCTTCGAAGAGGGCCGCGTAACGCTCCCCGCTGTCGAATGGAACGGCAAGACAGCCGCGGTTATCGGCTCGGGTCCTGCAGGCCTCTTTGCTGCCGAAGCGCTCCGTCGCAAGGGTTACGCCGTTACCGTTTACGAAAAGCGCGAAAAGGTGGGCGGTCTTTTACGCTACGGCATTCCGAACTGGAAACTCGACAAGTCGGTCATCGATCGCCGTGTCAAGCTCCTCGAAGAAGCGGGCATCAAGTTTGTCTGCAGCACCGAAATCGGCAAGGACATTTCGGCGGAATACATCCACAAGAATTTTGACGAAGTCTTCCTCGCTATCGGTACGCCGAACGCCCGCGACTTGAAAATCCCGGGCCGCGAAGCCGAAGGAATCTTCCTTGCGCTCGACTTCTTGCACGGCGCAAACAAGCCCGGCGAAACGAATCCTGAAAAGTTCAGCGCCAAGGGCCGCAAGGTCTTGGTGATTGGCGGTGGCGATACGGGTAACGACTGCGTGGGTAAGGCGATTCGCGAAGGCTGCGAAAGCGTGCTCCAGGTGGAATTCATGCCCAAGCCGCCCGAGGAACGTTCCCCGTCCACTCCGTGGCCGGATTGGCCGTACATGCTGCGTACCAGCTACGCCCAGCACGAAGGTGGCGAACGCCGCTGGAATGTTTCTTCCAAGCAGTTTATCGTGAAAGACGGCCGCGTGGCAGGTGTGGAAGCTGTCCGCGTGGAATGGGAAATGTCGCCGCAGGGCCGCCCCCTCAAGCCTGCTGAAGTCCCGAATTCTACCGAAGTCATTGATACCGACTTGGTGGTGCTCGCCATGGGCTTCACCGGCGTGCCTGCCGAGGGAATCGTGAATGACCTGGGCCTGCAACTTACCCCGCGAACAGCGATCATTCCGGACCCGGCTCGCCACATTTACGCAGTCGGCGACTGCGCAAATGGCGCGTCCCTTGTGGTCCGCGCCATGGCCGATGCTAAGGCGAAAGTTGCTTCCCTTTAAAATTGCGCCATAGACATAAATAGAAGAGGCTTAAGTTCCGCTTAGGCCTCTTTTATACTATTTTTGTAGGGAATAAAACGGAGAATACGAGATGAATTATCTAATTGTACCTGGCTTGAATAATTCTGGACCGAAACATTGGCAAACTTTTTGGGCTAAGAGC
Protein-coding regions in this window:
- a CDS encoding glutamate synthase subunit beta, which codes for MQEVKRIADVYRPVEERIKDNNEVERRLTSLEIVQQGSRCHSCGIPFCHGAGCPLGNLVPEFNAAVAVGNAERAYNIISKTAFFPEFTGRVCPALCESACTGNVHNDPVMVRQIEKYIIETAFEEGRVTLPAVEWNGKTAAVIGSGPAGLFAAEALRRKGYAVTVYEKREKVGGLLRYGIPNWKLDKSVIDRRVKLLEEAGIKFVCSTEIGKDISAEYIHKNFDEVFLAIGTPNARDLKIPGREAEGIFLALDFLHGANKPGETNPEKFSAKGRKVLVIGGGDTGNDCVGKAIREGCESVLQVEFMPKPPEERSPSTPWPDWPYMLRTSYAQHEGGERRWNVSSKQFIVKDGRVAGVEAVRVEWEMSPQGRPLKPAEVPNSTEVIDTDLVVLAMGFTGVPAEGIVNDLGLQLTPRTAIIPDPARHIYAVGDCANGASLVVRAMADAKAKVASL